ccgttgacctagaatcatgaaacttggcatggACCAAGAAAATCTGAAATCCGTAaattagtggttacatcacaaaaaaaattaaaatgtgttcatgaacaaataatttagtattttcaattttcagagtaagataactataccaagtggggtgtcaaTTGTCATATGAAGGGCTttaactgtacattctaaaacagatttatttttattttgaagcaTAATCGTTTTTtatctatcgtgcaaaatgtcgaaaaaatacgactagtgtggaaccctcggtgcgcgagtctgactcgcacttggccggtttttatttacaaTTCATATTATTGACAAATCTACGTTCATTAATACGAATATGACACGGTTACTATGTAAGcggtatagtaatattatgtcataatacGAGGCATGTGGGCCAACGTGTGACGGCAATCGACGCGACGCGTGGTGCTTGCATAGTAATCGAGCGAACAGGCGCGTGAATAGAACGAGAACAAAACGGTGTTGACAGTACATAATACGACGATTAGCTAGCTTTTCCAGACAGAGGTCGTTGCGAGCATTCAGTGGAATGTAAACATTGCATCTATTGATGTTTTCGTTTACATTTGATGGCAAATATTGCACGTGTGTAAGTATATACGACGTGATTCGTGAATGGTGCTGATGCTGTGACCTCAAGTAGTACCAACATACCTACTGCCAGCTTCTGCTTCAAGGAAATAGGTGCTCTTTCAGTAGCCTCTCAAtctaaatttacaaaaatataatttttgtaagacaaaataaatatattattcttagttaccaaaaaattctttgataataatatgcgCTGTCACAACTACCTATAGTATAGGCgacactacctatattatagtcTAGACAGGCTTTTGTGAGTGGGGTGACTATGCATTTACAGCTTCCGGGAAATCCAAAAGCTTTGCGATGTGAAATCTGCGATACAGTTACAATTTGCGTGAATGGGAAATTCCCTGCTTTCGTGAGACACCTCATAAAATTAgtgttaatcagtacccttattataaatgcgaaagtgtttgtttgttggtttgttggtttattggtttgttggtttgttagtttgtccttcaatcccgtCGCAACGTTGcaccggattgacgtgatttttttcatgggtatagataaagatctgaagagtgacataggctactttttatcccggaaaatcaaagagttcccgcgggatttttaaaaaatctaattccacgcggacgaagtcgcgggcgtcagctagtaaaaaataaataaagtatgcTTGCACTGCCTTAATAAACcatgatagcctaatggttaagacgtccgcctcgtaTTCGGGAGGTCGATGGTTCGAACCTCTAatgtttcggagttatgtgcgttttaagcaataaaatatcacttgctttaacggtgattgAAAACGTcgtaaagaaacctgcatgcctgagagttttacataatgttctcaaagatatgtgaagtcttccaatctgcacttggcgttgcagactatggccacatccttgtcattctgagacgAGTCCTGTCCTGAGTAGTGGCTGGGCGATGGGTTTACACGATTATGATGATGTCGAAGGCCTTGTATATTTTCAACATCGACTCAATTTCGATGGTTTTCACCTCCATATTAATAATACCTAAGTGTTACGTTATCCTGGTAACGTTTTATTTCCAACTAGTTTTACCTACGTTGTCTAcctatttgaatatttttatttttcgataCTAAGTATAATACTAAGTGCTACTACTAATAACCCTCCTTGGGCTTGGCCGCAGTCGGATAAAAATACCGATGAATAGATAATTGAACGTGCAAATAATAGGtcccattataataataattataagtattatttgtaCACGTGTTTAATGTAATTTGTAcaaagctggtatttacatgaATATCTAGTACGATGATAAGTTTCTTAGTCATTGAAGAAAAATGCTGgtattaggtatctattttttacaataaacatacttaataaaaaatgctaACAATTATCTTGGAAAATTTATAAGGCAGGTATATTTCAATACGTATAAATTACCGATATAATTTACTTGTACAGGTATGTTTTgcaacacatacctacctagttatataATTTGCAACAGGTAAACAACATActttaatacttacctaataatattatctattaagtataagatttaaaatacaaaaaaacttcagaTTTCTTATTCTTGCAATAAGCTGTTTTTCATTAACAGCTATTCAAATCTACTTACACCTACTAAGTaacacctacttattataaagaggtagttAAAGTTTTTTAAGTTTTGATGTAGGAGATAATCTCCGAAACTACTcatctgattttaaaaattcttttacttATAAATAGCTGCTAGGTATCTACATTATTTTCAAGTGTTAGGTACAGGCTTCATCTAAATTATAGGTGGTAAGGTAATATCTAgacatagatacctacctaatgtttgGTGGATGAGATCGCGGGTAAAAGCTCGTAAATAATAAACTTGGCTATAATAGGTTCTTCCTTAGCTTATAATAGCTTATAATAGGTCCAGGCCTTAAGTAATCAAAATCAACTAACCTGGTATCCGTTTGCAAACAGCGAATAGGGATACTGTTGTGCCACAGAGTGTCAACAGAGTGATCAGCAGCAGACCCCAGTTCGTCAGGTATATGAGCCAATAGGGAGTAGGTGAGTTCACTAATGACCAAACGAAGATGCCCACTGCGATTACCGCCAGGACCAGCCGTATCACCAGCATCGGCACCGGTGAATCTCCACGCTGCCATGACGTGAGGTAAAAGTCCGACAACCTTTCATGAGACGTCACCCACAAATCGGAGAGCGAAATGCTCTTCCTAAAACATTTCACCATTTTCTATCACTAAGAAACACTTGCAGACACGAGAATTTTTCCTCAAACGCGAACGGTTTAAATAAATTCCGAACAAACGTAAGATAGGCTatgttttgataaaaatttcGTAACACACACCAAGTGAGATCTTGTTGAGAGTTAATCAGATTTGTTATCGATGAAGTATCATTATCTCTAACCAATGATCAACCATCTAAGTAAATAAACAATGTAGGTATCTTATTATAATCCAGAAACTTTTCTGTTCACAGTCGACCGCATTGTGAGCGATGGAAGGGTGGAATACGAGGTAAGAAGTTAGAGAATAATCTGATAAGTTTtatagttttgtttttgttagaTATCGCGGTCGCGAATATAGTTTATGATTGAAGACAAAAGACGAACACGAACGCGAATTATTACGGTAAGACAAGGAGTCCGGTGACTGCGCCCGCAGCCGCACTCGGCGGTGCACTTGCGTAAACTGTgctgttttattttatgtaatcaGCTGCTCTGTAGATCCAAACTGGTTCTATGCCTCAATGTCAAGATATTGCTTTAGCAATTACGTTAGCAAATAAGCTCAATGGGTAAGTATACCTATGTGCGGAATTCCAAAGTTGTGATTGGTTGTGATAAGGTTGGTTTTACCTGTTGCCTTTATCAATTTCATGAGTAGGAAGGTTCGCCTTCTAATttagtggtaggtaggtactacttttcGAAActtgtatataggtacctacatatttttgcGATATATACCTATGTTATGTTGTAATGGAGTCTAACATAACGCAAATGTCTATTTAATTATCTAATTTGgtgcttacctacctatattaagaAACATTCTTTGAAATCATTGATTTGGCCTACAAATGATTTCCAATAAGTATTGTATTGTTTtacaaactaagtaggtaggtaggtacctacttatttgcatAGTAATTATTTGTGTTTGTTGATTTTAAAGATAAGGCCGTACAAagttaatattatgataaaataattgtaatacaCGCTAATGCacctagtaagtacctatgacgctgtaagaaaaaattgtacctacctaagtaggtaagtttattttaatttatttttgtacaatgtacctacttattagagactgtggtagcctagtggttaggagttaggacatccgccttccaatcggaggtcgggggttcgatcccgggcacgcacctgtaacttttcggaatttttaagtaattaaaatatcacttgctttaactgtgaagaaaaatatcgtgaggaaacctgagagttctccataatgttctcaaaggtgtgtgaagtcagccaatccgcacttggccagcgtggtagactatggccaaaacccttctcgctctgagaggagacccgtgctctgtagtgagccggcgatgggttgatcatgatgatgatgatgtacctacttatattattgtCAGATAGGAAATCCTGGATTTAGCAACTTGGTGTCGAGGAGGTAAAAATCAGTCTGCTGGAAACTCACTCACACTCACACTCACTCACTTACCTACTTGCCTACATAAAAACATGTTATTAAGTAAATTCtgcaagtaggtattttattaactGCGCTTAAAAGGCGTAAAACCACAAAAAGCTCTAGATAGGTACATTCTGAGAGCCTGGACTTCCCTTTTCACATTTTCGATATCCATTTAGTGACGTCGTTgataacgtacctacctacctataatctaTATAGGTACATTAGGGTAATGGTTCTTAGCTTAAGTCAAAGAAACCTGTTTTTAAATTCCAAGACATTTATTTTGTTAACTGCTTGTactgctgatggtatatttttatttcggctgacgtaaaAATCACCCATGTGGCCATAACTCCCAATCGGTATATAGACAGCAGCTAATTTAGAGAATAGATAAGAAGAAAAgataagaaataataatataggctAAAGAAATATTAAATTCTCAGGGCGTTCTTGTTTCTCTGGAAAGCGTTGTCGTTTCTCGACCGAGAGGACCTTTGATCGCCTCCGAACCGAAAATAGGCAAGAATTTCTCTTCGCTTCTCGGATGTTCCCGGCCTGGATATTGGATATGACAGTGACGATGAAACGTGAGGACCTGAGGACGTGGAAAAAAATAGACTGTGCAGACGAGAATGAAATTCAAGTGAATAGACTGAAATTGTCGTAacgtttgttttattttgtttaaaaatacaataaatctACATCATACTTCTATTTTATCTACACttaaaatattaggtagtaagtaataagtatactGATCTTTGAAAAAAACATCTAAAGCTTTCTGCTTTCGTATGAGGaaggtaggaaggtaggtaggaaCATGGTCTAGTAAATTGCTCGACAAATCGGTATTGCGTATTGATTGCCTGtgctttcaattttttaacaccCAGGCAACACCAAGTTTTGGCTTCAGTCATGAAAAGGAAAGTGGGTACGTAGGTATTTAACCACATCTTACCCACGTATGCAACTTCACGTATGAAAATTTCACGCCTAAAGGTACGGAGTTTGAACTTTTCTATACATTCATGTTTAAATCCATGATTTAAACCCTTATCGTATGAGTAAACTATTCtgaaaaatacctaggtatgtttaatataatttatttcccTAATTTCAATTGCGTGTTGCGGAATAGAACAAACTGATTTAAGCACTATAACTCCTCTACCGTTgtgtacaaaatacaaatatatacctataggcTAAGATGCTAAGGACGGACGAGAGCGACTACTACTATATGGTGGAAGTTTGCTTTGAAGTGTTATAAGTAGTTGAATTGGCGAGTTCTATATTTCATCATTATCACGTATTTGTTTCTGTCTGTGCGGTGTGCGTACGTAGGGCCAGATCCTCGTCTACGTGGACAGTAACCGAGGGCCGCATGATGCGGTTGGCGAGAGCATCCCGGCCTGCAGCCAGGCCCACTGTGACGAAGTGTAGGACTATGAGCAACACGCCTGTCACAAATACCACTAAAATTGCAGTACCGGGCTTGGCCCAGTTCACAACGGGATATATCCAAGGCTCTCCAAGTCTGAAACAGAAggatttaaactttaaaaccaTCTGGCACCATTTCCGGATACCTACTTAagcagtaaaaaaaatattaaaaattgtttttgagGAAAACAAATTAGTTTAAAAGGGACGAGTTACCGAGTTTATATATATTAGAATGCGTCTTATTTGTCAAGAaacatcaaaatatatttaatagacATCCTGTGGTCACAAAAAACCTTAGAAATATACAATGTAAGTTAGACCTTCCTGCCCCAAGATgtgcattaaataaaaataacgtatGTTATATGGCTATTTATCTATACAACAGGCTTCCGGAAAATATAAGACTATTAAATTACACTAACTTTAAACAAAAAGTTGTAAAGATActgaaacaaaaaagttactACTGTGTTACAGAATacataaatgataaaaattttaaacaacAAAATGGTTAAAGTTAGTATAAGTAAAGATTaaagtatgtaaatattaaagtaatagttaaaattaatttaaaactaatgtTAGCTTATAGATtagatgtataataattataataatatacactcgcactattttaaaatttagtcatatttattttttaaatgcctaaaaaaaacgctcgcttcgctcgctttTGTGAAAatgcctaaaaaaaaaaacgctcgcttcgctcgcgtttgtgaatgcctaacaaaaaaaaaacgctcgcttcgctcgcgttttGTAGTTGATTGTTAGCGCAACTTATGTCGACGTAATTGTatagttttatagttttaaggcTAAAATTTGTACGCCTCACATAGGCATGAAATAGAGTGACATAAAAATTGTACCAACACCTTACATATAtctatttcaacaaataaatagattttgattttgattttgattttgattttgacggACCAAACAAAACTTGACAAAAGATTGTGCTATTCGACTAAGAACTGAATTTAGGGTAACTGGGCTACAAAAGGTTCTTATGgcatattttcataatatgttCACAGGAGCGAAATATTGACATGCAATGTAGCAAAGTTGCATGTGAACATTTCGTGCTAACCGAGGCGGATAGTCGTGATTAGCACAAAGGCATTGTTTCATTTTCTATTAAACATGGAACTTATTGTTCGCATAtcaaaaatatcgatattttatgataatatttcTACATGAATTTTTAGCCCTAATTAAAGACGAATTTGGCGTCCCTACTGGTTGTCCCAAATCAAATttcaagggggtaaaatacctaggtactaagtacctagataataataatattataagtttcTTGGAGTATTAATAAATAGGCAAGGCAAGGcatgtttaatttttcaaaatctttctTTATTTAACTGACAAGGActataataaagtacctacctagtattagTCAGGGAAAACGAACGGACAAagaatagagcctcaatagctcaactggtaaaggagtggactgaaaaccgaaaggttgacggttcaaaccccgcccgttgcactattgtcgtacctactcctagcacaagctttacgcttagttggagaggaaaggggaatattagtcatttaacatggctaatattctttaaaaaaaaaaaaaaaaagaattaaaataaactatgcTTATAATATAAATGGAGAAACTGATTAACATAAAGGCTTAGAAAAATGAGTTTTTACATAAGCACGTAGAGAAAATGTACGAAGACGTTTTTTCTATACTTAACGTAGACGTAGAATTAGAATTGATctttaataaatcaaaatccaCGCTGGTGAAATTGCGGAAAAAAGTACGAATATACATATACAATACCTAATGTAATGTACGACTATACACGCTGTAttaataatacagggtgtaaccagaacgctagcaaaaacttagtgtttatactacctaaacacaataaatcctctagcgtcagtcggatgttttatttgctatatatcgtaaacttttaaaaaatatagtttttttgcgtttttttgtggtatcatttcAGGAATCattcagtactatcacctgtcttcgtttttgccagcgttctggttacaaaaTACAACCTGTAACAATATAGTTGTAGATACTTACGGATTGATTCCACCAGCGAGGTAGTAAATGACGCTGAATACGACATAAGTGAGGGCGAAGAGGAATGGATGAATCATGTGCAGGAAGCGGGTGGGATGGGACGAGCTCATGAGCAGTAGCAACATCGTGACCGTGTTGACCGCGTGAACTGCTATGTCCAAACCGCGGTCCATCTCCTCTTGGAAATCAACTggaacatccatactaatattataaatgcgacagtgtgtctgtccgtctgtctggctCTCTGCCTGtctactagcctttcacggcccatccattcaacagACTTTGTcaaaatttagtacagcgatagctttcatcccggggaaagacaataggctatttttttatcccggaaaagaaaatcaaagagttcccacgggatttttaaaaaccaatatccacgcagacgaagtcgcgggcatcaactagtaatatataatagaACATTAGAACAATATCAGCAGCGCAAATTCCAAAGAACAAAATTTGCGCACAAAAACCAATTTTTTGCAGTCGGGCTACTTTTGGTTAAAATATGAAGTTTTATACTGTGTAAGTAGCAATTTAGATAATCTCGTAAGTagattttttgtaagtattatagtttttaattttacagaagttttataattttctcaTGCTTGCGATTTTATATCTGCACTCTACAATAAAGTAGAACTTGGCAGACACACTGGCCGTGTCTCTTGATCTAGCTTTTAACTTAAGAGTAACTAAATTGTTAATAGGTAAATTATATTGTACCACTAAAGAGCAGCGTCCAGTAGAACACAGTGATGAGGAAAGCAACTGGAACGGCAACGTTATGAAGCACCCAGAACGTCTTCACGTACCACGGCAAGTTCAAATCAGCGCctgttacaaaaaatatactaagATGTTGTGTTGAAAATAAAGTACATTTACATCGGAGgcgttaattatattaaaaaccggccaagtgcgagtcaggctcgcgctacgagggttccgcactacagtcgtatttttcgaaattttgcacgataattcaaaaactatgatgcataaaaataaacaaaaatctatttcagaatgcacaggtgaagacctttcattttaccccacttgatatagttatcttacttcgaaaattgaaaatactaattattaggtcatgaccacaattaaattttttttatggcgatttttaaccacaaattcacggttttcaaatttttctccgaatgtcagctataagacctacctacctgccaaagttcatgattctaggtcaacgggaactaccctataggtttcttgacagacatacagacagacagacaacaaagtgaggtacggaaccctaaaaagatgataggtcgtatatattataattagttgatgctcgcgacttcgtccacgtggactacacaaatttgaaaccctatttcacccccttaggggttgaattttcaaaaatcctttcttagcggatgcctacgttataatagctatctgcacgccaaatttcagcccgatccatacagtagtttaagctgtgcgttgatagatcagtcagtcagtcagtcaccttttcctttcatatatttaagattttagATAATATGTATTCTTAATTCTagttatctagattctagtccATAGAATATGCAGATGCGATCCAGTGCGGTCTCAGAACAGGAAGTGGTAaggtataattaattaagaatGATATCGACTTTCGTATATCGGCGTTTCGATACTGAAACACCGATAAATACGAAACACAAGCTAATATCTAGGATCTATGAAGTAAGCAGATGAATACGTACTGCTCTagaaaagaattattaaaatttttgatGAGTAAAGAAAAGAGCAAACAAAAAAGTGAAAAGGgagaaaataataagtttaaatgTAAAAACGTTAACACTCCCCATAACTTCGTATTAGTTATTAAAGAGAAAATATatagaatatttattaaatttattacttACTGATGGGTCCATAGAAATAAACACGAGCGGAAGTTGCTACTCCAAATCCAGTGGATGCAATCATCAACACCAGGCCCCAATGTGTCAAAAAAATAAACCAATATCCAACCGAAACTTGActttttatgtaaaaagtaaACGAGGTGATTACTATTGCCACCGATATTAGTAAAAGCAACGCTCTCCATAATAAAAGTGGAACCGAGGAACGGGTGCTTTGCCAGACGCTGGTATAAAAATGCGAAGGCTTTGAATGTTCCAAACCTAACATATGCCACTTGCATTCTtgctgaaaatatttttttatggcaCTCATGGTTACTACCTAATGTAATGACACACTAACACCAACGCCTGAATAGGGCGTTATCAGATATAGTATCGTCTCGTATAACATTATCGTGTGACTCAATATGGCTATCGATGCCAAATTCTAATCTACTTAGTTTCGAGTCCTGAATCTTATCTGTTATgtgtatttttgattttttttggggAGTTTGTAGAACAGCAGCATTATTCACACATTGCCTTCAACATTGTCTTAAAGTTTAAAGATAGATTTATGCAGGTTCCAGTTTTTTTAGTAT
This genomic stretch from Maniola hyperantus chromosome 2, iAphHyp1.2, whole genome shotgun sequence harbors:
- the LOC117987543 gene encoding protein rolling stone-like, which translates into the protein MSAIKKYFQQECKWHMLGLEHSKPSHFYTSVWQSTRSSVPLLLWRALLLLISVAIVITSFTFYIKSQVSVGYWFIFLTHWGLVLMIASTGFGVATSARVYFYGPISADLNLPWYVKTFWVLHNVAVPVAFLITVFYWTLLFSVDFQEEMDRGLDIAVHAVNTVTMLLLLMSSSHPTRFLHMIHPFLFALTYVVFSVIYYLAGGINPLGEPWIYPVVNWAKPGTAILVVFVTGVLLIVLHFVTVGLAAGRDALANRIMRPSVTVHVDEDLALRTHTAQTETNT